From a region of the Neobacillus niacini genome:
- a CDS encoding GNAT family N-acetyltransferase: MKAKRITIEEDLNKAFHIRKAVFVEEQGVPLEDEFDELDNLNGQCEHILVYYEEKPVGTGRVRWVDEFGKLERICILDTYRKLGLGKVIITALEEIAQERGAKKVKLHGQTQAEGFYKKLGYQTSSSVFIEDGIPHYLMTKELLSR, translated from the coding sequence ATGAAGGCAAAAAGGATAACCATTGAAGAAGATTTAAATAAGGCATTTCACATAAGAAAAGCGGTATTTGTTGAGGAACAAGGCGTTCCCTTAGAGGATGAATTTGACGAATTAGACAATTTGAATGGTCAATGTGAACATATCTTGGTCTATTACGAAGAAAAACCTGTCGGAACAGGACGGGTACGATGGGTTGATGAGTTTGGAAAATTAGAGAGAATTTGTATTCTAGACACTTACCGGAAATTGGGTCTTGGTAAAGTCATTATTACAGCATTAGAGGAAATTGCACAGGAAAGAGGAGCAAAGAAGGTCAAATTACACGGTCAAACACAGGCAGAGGGCTTTTATAAAAAACTAGGTTATCAAACTTCATCAAGTGTATTTATAGAGGATGGAATTCCCCATTATTTGATGACAAAAGAATTATTAAGCCGGTAA
- a CDS encoding glycoside hydrolase family 2 protein, with amino-acid sequence MFLMVNNLKKSVLFMLVILLVFTLLIPGVSADQGVKSDLKKTVVNAGRIVENIDNDWTFYKGTQGVDENFSANNFNDSSWKKISLPHTWNAEDGSGIAPNYQGDGWYRKQLDIPETYKGKKLFLQFEAANKEAEVFVNGQSVHTNIGGYLAFTVDITDYVGYGQKNIIAVRVNNEVKDSAPLQGDFTFFGGIYRSVNLLVTDKTHIDVEDYGSSGVYVTIPNDKSIEENAEVTLTVPVKVNSDDVESKSNSIEVRAQIKDAEGKVRSRIELKADGKKLKSANASGGNLEFTGTMKVNKPHLWNGTKDPYQYTVEVTVTRKGEVIDRGNEKVGFRYFSVDPNKGFFLNGKSYPLHGVNIHQDRKGYGNAVPNDVRAEDFELIKEIGANTLRVAHYPHSQYVYNKADEMGLVVWAEIPLVNTMTLTEEFSNNAEKQLTEMIKQNYNHPSIVTWGLQNEFGGNGFYTSRNASESLEEQYAAATELIDRLAKKAEELDPNRPTTHAIQGNNSRDPEGYKEVLDRHLPWNESGSIDTASFNAYFGWYYNKAGDLADYLDRLHEEHPNVPLGISEYGSGANPYQHDVIDEDFINNWDGADSRGPWQPEEFQNYLHESAWSIISERPWLWATHIWNMFDFGVAGKNEASTPGINTKGLVSHDRQLKKDAFYFYKAQWNKEDQFVYITSRRYSDRTENTTPVKVYSNLKEVTLTVSGKDYGKGRMQQPGVFVWEGVELNESGNVVIASAKKADGTNVADTVTTWKVVK; translated from the coding sequence ATGTTTTTAATGGTAAATAATTTAAAAAAATCGGTACTATTTATGCTGGTTATCTTACTGGTATTTACTCTTCTAATACCAGGTGTAAGCGCCGATCAAGGGGTAAAAAGCGATCTTAAAAAAACAGTAGTCAATGCAGGTAGGATTGTTGAAAATATTGATAATGATTGGACATTCTATAAGGGTACTCAAGGTGTAGACGAAAATTTTAGTGCAAATAATTTCAATGATAGTAGTTGGAAAAAGATTAGCCTTCCTCACACCTGGAACGCTGAAGATGGTAGTGGAATAGCTCCAAATTACCAAGGAGATGGATGGTACAGAAAGCAACTGGATATTCCTGAAACCTACAAGGGCAAAAAATTGTTCTTACAATTTGAAGCTGCAAACAAAGAAGCAGAAGTATTTGTTAATGGTCAGTCTGTACATACCAACATAGGTGGCTATCTTGCATTTACAGTTGATATTACAGACTATGTAGGCTATGGACAAAAAAATATTATAGCGGTAAGAGTGAACAATGAAGTGAAAGATTCAGCTCCACTTCAAGGAGACTTCACCTTTTTTGGTGGTATATACAGAAGTGTAAATCTATTAGTTACCGATAAAACTCATATTGATGTAGAAGATTATGGCTCAAGCGGTGTATATGTGACCATTCCTAATGATAAATCTATTGAGGAAAATGCTGAAGTAACACTTACAGTACCTGTTAAAGTAAACAGTGATGATGTTGAAAGCAAATCAAACTCTATAGAAGTTAGAGCTCAAATTAAAGATGCAGAGGGTAAAGTCAGATCAAGAATAGAATTAAAGGCTGATGGGAAAAAGTTAAAATCTGCAAATGCTTCAGGAGGTAATCTTGAATTTACAGGTACAATGAAAGTAAATAAACCACACCTTTGGAATGGAACAAAGGATCCTTACCAGTATACTGTTGAAGTTACGGTAACAAGAAAAGGCGAGGTAATTGACCGGGGAAATGAAAAAGTAGGGTTTCGTTATTTTTCTGTCGACCCTAATAAAGGATTCTTTCTAAATGGAAAAAGTTATCCACTTCATGGTGTAAATATCCATCAGGATAGAAAAGGTTATGGTAATGCAGTACCAAATGATGTCAGGGCAGAGGATTTTGAACTTATTAAGGAAATTGGTGCTAACACACTTAGGGTCGCTCACTATCCACACTCCCAGTATGTTTACAATAAGGCTGATGAAATGGGGTTGGTGGTTTGGGCTGAGATTCCATTGGTAAACACAATGACACTAACAGAAGAATTTTCGAACAATGCCGAAAAGCAATTAACTGAGATGATTAAACAAAACTATAATCACCCGTCCATTGTAACATGGGGTCTTCAAAATGAATTTGGTGGTAACGGCTTTTATACTAGCAGGAATGCTAGTGAAAGTCTTGAAGAGCAGTATGCTGCGGCAACGGAATTGATTGATCGTTTGGCAAAGAAAGCAGAAGAATTAGATCCTAACAGACCGACTACTCACGCTATTCAGGGGAATAATTCCCGTGATCCTGAAGGTTATAAGGAAGTTTTGGATCGACATTTGCCTTGGAATGAAAGTGGAAGCATAGATACTGCCTCTTTTAATGCCTATTTTGGTTGGTATTATAATAAAGCTGGAGATTTAGCGGACTATCTTGACAGATTACATGAAGAGCATCCAAATGTTCCACTAGGTATTTCCGAGTATGGCAGCGGTGCAAACCCATATCAGCATGACGTCATTGATGAAGACTTTATCAACAACTGGGATGGGGCAGATTCCCGTGGTCCATGGCAGCCAGAAGAATTTCAAAATTATCTACATGAAAGTGCATGGAGCATCATTAGTGAGCGTCCTTGGTTATGGGCAACTCATATCTGGAATATGTTTGATTTTGGCGTTGCCGGTAAAAATGAGGCCTCAACACCAGGCATTAATACCAAGGGTCTCGTGTCACATGATCGCCAGCTTAAGAAGGATGCATTCTATTTCTATAAAGCACAATGGAATAAGGAAGACCAGTTTGTATATATCACAAGCAGAAGATATTCTGATAGAACAGAAAATACTACTCCTGTAAAAGTTTATTCAAACCTAAAGGAAGTAACTTTAACTGTTAGCGGTAAGGATTACGGTAAGGGAAGAATGCAGCAGCCAGGTGTATTTGTTTGGGAAGGTGTAGAACTAAATGAAAGTGGCAATGTAGTAATTGCATCAGCTAAAAAAGCAGATGGAACGAATGTCGCGGATACTGTTACTACTTGGAAGGTTGTTAAATAA
- a CDS encoding GNAT family N-acetyltransferase gives MNINIKPCTIEDLSMLQEISYETFIETFKDQNSPENMNTYLERAFNLKQLEKELSTISSQFFFVYLKNEVAGYLKVNTQDAQSENMGEDSLEIERIYIRAKFQKLGLGKYLINKAIEIAEEQEKSKIWLGVWEKNENAIAFYKKLGFVQAGSHSFYVGDEEQIDFIMIKSLVL, from the coding sequence ATGAATATAAATATAAAACCGTGTACCATTGAAGACCTATCCATGCTTCAAGAAATTAGTTATGAAACATTTATTGAAACATTTAAGGATCAGAATTCACCTGAAAATATGAACACTTATTTGGAGAGGGCATTTAACCTTAAACAATTAGAAAAAGAATTATCGACTATCTCTTCACAATTCTTTTTTGTTTATTTAAAAAATGAAGTCGCTGGATATTTAAAGGTGAATACCCAGGATGCTCAGTCTGAAAATATGGGCGAGGATTCACTTGAAATCGAGAGGATTTATATAAGGGCGAAATTTCAAAAACTCGGGCTTGGTAAATATCTTATTAATAAGGCGATAGAAATAGCGGAGGAACAGGAAAAAAGTAAAATCTGGCTTGGTGTCTGGGAGAAAAACGAGAACGCAATTGCTTTTTACAAGAAGTTAGGATTCGTGCAAGCTGGTAGTCACTCCTTTTATGTGGGGGATGAAGAACAAATAGACTTTATCATGATCAAATCACTTGTCTTATAA
- a CDS encoding AraC family transcriptional regulator, giving the protein MKVKGYKNLLEIINKRTGREEYFFQYPDMVPKYAKQQPFFVKDKLGDKEWKIIMDNDVEGIITSYPNNEVKTNKFAIRRKTRYIPILKHKHEYIEIVYVLEGSFIQEIKGKQIEMNKGDLCILDKNVEHSSLPLRDSDVVVNIILTPEFFDGIFMHLLSYDNYISNYIVNSLYSKSKSQNFLIHHVKDDSVIKIILENLLLEYYSTEIKSSAAINGYLLILFTELSREIIYSTGDPIKDEQHQVKEKILTFIRNRYKDTNLNEMADYFHFHPSYLSSLVKKEFGKNLKDLLTDVRMAEASKLLKNTDMTIENIVYEVGYTNFSYFYKVFKKTYGMTPNQYKTNIIKNSKLKAK; this is encoded by the coding sequence ATGAAGGTCAAAGGTTATAAGAATTTGTTAGAAATAATTAATAAAAGAACTGGGAGAGAAGAATATTTTTTCCAGTATCCAGATATGGTCCCGAAATATGCTAAACAACAACCTTTTTTTGTTAAAGATAAGTTGGGAGATAAAGAATGGAAAATTATAATGGATAATGACGTGGAAGGAATTATAACATCTTATCCTAATAATGAGGTAAAAACCAATAAGTTTGCAATAAGGAGAAAAACAAGATATATACCTATTTTAAAACACAAACATGAGTATATTGAAATTGTATATGTTTTAGAAGGTAGTTTTATTCAAGAAATAAAAGGAAAACAGATCGAGATGAATAAAGGGGATTTATGTATTTTAGACAAAAATGTCGAACATAGTTCATTACCTTTACGTGATTCTGATGTCGTTGTTAATATTATTTTGACACCGGAATTTTTTGATGGTATTTTCATGCATTTATTGTCTTATGATAACTATATTTCCAATTATATTGTCAATAGTCTTTACTCTAAGAGTAAATCACAAAATTTCTTAATACACCATGTAAAAGACGATTCTGTCATAAAGATCATTTTAGAGAACCTTCTACTAGAATATTACTCAACTGAAATTAAATCTTCAGCCGCTATCAACGGCTATCTCCTAATTCTTTTTACAGAACTTTCAAGAGAAATTATTTATAGTACTGGTGACCCTATAAAGGATGAACAGCATCAGGTAAAGGAAAAAATTTTAACTTTCATTAGAAATAGATATAAAGATACTAATCTTAATGAAATGGCGGATTATTTTCATTTTCATCCTAGTTATTTAAGCAGTCTTGTTAAAAAAGAATTTGGTAAAAATTTAAAGGATTTACTGACTGATGTACGAATGGCAGAAGCAAGCAAATTACTAAAAAACACAGATATGACAATTGAAAATATCGTATATGAAGTAGGTTATACAAACTTTAGTTACTTTTATAAAGTATTTAAGAAAACATACGGTATGACTCCCAATCAATACAAAACAAATATAATAAAAAATAGTAAGTTAAAGGCAAAATAA
- a CDS encoding TRAP transporter small permease, whose translation MKYIKKAGLSIDSIFENFTLISLVGLIFVVTTQVMTRKLFNFVFFWSEEITLLLLAWFAFMAIAIGVREYIHLGIDSFTNLFGKAFNKFWDKVISLSVFAFGLYLVVQGWNFTVLMLDSTLPATKLPSSVTYLAMPITGVMICGYSFLQLFKINTTRHEDIEEGM comes from the coding sequence ATGAAGTATATCAAAAAAGCTGGTCTGTCGATTGACTCTATTTTTGAAAACTTTACCTTAATTTCGCTGGTAGGCTTAATTTTTGTTGTAACTACTCAAGTTATGACACGGAAATTGTTTAATTTCGTTTTTTTCTGGTCTGAAGAAATTACCCTCCTATTGCTTGCATGGTTTGCCTTCATGGCAATCGCCATAGGAGTTCGCGAGTACATCCACTTAGGTATAGATTCCTTCACGAACCTTTTTGGAAAGGCATTCAATAAGTTTTGGGATAAGGTAATTAGTTTGAGTGTGTTTGCTTTTGGCTTGTATCTAGTAGTTCAAGGATGGAACTTTACAGTATTAATGTTAGATTCAACACTGCCAGCTACAAAACTTCCAAGTAGTGTTACCTATCTAGCGATGCCTATTACCGGCGTTATGATTTGTGGGTATTCATTCCTTCAATTATTCAAGATTAACACAACTAGACATGAAGATATTGAGGAGGGGATGTAA
- a CDS encoding glycoside hydrolase family 3 protein has protein sequence MASISSRIRKKSSKLRNTILTSALALSFLAPVMVPQVNANNEDLGYVDPTTNGNPGNSGANTVTYRVLANSATGQPEIEAAKKGVLSLDGKQFRDLDGDRSLDIYEDWRKPVNQRVADLVSKMTLAEKAGLMLINTHTPISNPADGRYVNSDDSMIVGKNMRYVIFRQTPTVDVIAKYTNQLQELGEASRLGIPVVVTSNPRNHASTDYTNITATQGQHSFWPGPLGFAAAGDSEAVKEFSEIAAKEWRAAGIRKVYGYTADIATDPLWARIEDTFGENPKVASDMIYNVIKGFQGHKLGKDSVAITVKHFPGGGARDNGLDPHFVEGKFNPYPTEGSLLTYHIPPFEAAIAADVSSIMPYYAYPSNDSADQGLPWYSENQQFEEVGFALNDAILDGFLRGQLGFKGYVNSDTGAVGPNSWGAEALTPVQKVAKAINAGTDIISGSSDPLPIIQAVEQGLLTEEAVNESVSLLLTEMMNLGLFEDPYVDPQNALDVVANPEAQKLAYEAHQKSIVLLRNDKNLLPLKDAKLKKVKLYVEMFPGGTNGASTKGLIETIKKHDPSIAITNVLNEATHAYIFVKPVQSNWDNNPRITVGPETGITNVERIIEIQKTVPTITAVNMTNPWVLDHIEPNAAALIATFGTKAEAIVDVIRGEFNPIGKLPFALPASMEAVHNEVGDVPSFAPQEDPAYPYVNKSGDIYKYGFGLSYNQGKAVGKPDHAGETGTPAHAAVK, from the coding sequence ATGGCTTCAATATCGTCAAGAATAAGAAAAAAATCTTCAAAACTAAGAAATACAATACTAACGAGCGCGCTTGCTTTATCATTTTTAGCTCCAGTCATGGTCCCACAGGTAAACGCAAATAATGAGGACCTGGGTTATGTAGATCCAACAACAAATGGCAATCCGGGTAATTCAGGAGCAAACACAGTAACCTATCGTGTACTTGCTAACTCGGCCACTGGGCAACCGGAAATCGAAGCAGCAAAGAAAGGAGTCCTTTCTCTTGATGGGAAGCAGTTTAGGGATTTAGATGGGGACAGGAGCCTGGATATCTACGAGGACTGGAGAAAACCTGTAAATCAGCGGGTTGCTGATTTGGTTTCCAAGATGACGCTTGCTGAAAAAGCAGGATTAATGCTGATCAACACACACACTCCAATTTCGAATCCAGCAGATGGAAGATATGTAAACTCGGATGATTCGATGATTGTCGGCAAAAACATGCGCTACGTCATTTTCCGTCAAACTCCAACAGTGGATGTAATCGCAAAATATACGAATCAACTGCAAGAACTAGGTGAGGCTTCAAGATTAGGAATTCCCGTTGTTGTAACGTCAAATCCACGGAATCATGCCTCTACGGATTACACTAATATTACTGCAACCCAGGGACAACATTCTTTTTGGCCGGGTCCATTAGGTTTTGCAGCTGCAGGAGACTCAGAAGCTGTAAAGGAATTCTCTGAAATCGCGGCAAAGGAATGGAGAGCCGCCGGAATACGCAAGGTCTACGGATATACCGCGGACATCGCTACTGACCCATTATGGGCAAGAATTGAAGATACATTTGGTGAGAATCCTAAAGTGGCCTCAGATATGATTTATAATGTAATTAAAGGATTTCAAGGTCATAAACTTGGTAAAGACAGTGTTGCGATCACTGTGAAGCATTTCCCAGGTGGCGGAGCACGTGATAATGGTTTGGATCCGCATTTTGTGGAAGGTAAATTCAATCCATATCCGACAGAGGGAAGTTTACTTACGTATCACATTCCTCCTTTCGAGGCAGCAATCGCAGCGGATGTATCGTCTATCATGCCTTATTACGCGTATCCAAGCAATGATAGTGCGGATCAAGGATTACCGTGGTATAGTGAAAACCAGCAGTTTGAAGAGGTCGGTTTCGCCTTAAATGATGCAATCTTAGATGGTTTCTTGCGTGGTCAGCTTGGTTTTAAAGGATATGTTAACTCTGATACAGGTGCTGTTGGTCCTAATTCTTGGGGGGCTGAAGCTTTAACACCGGTTCAAAAAGTTGCAAAGGCAATCAATGCTGGGACAGATATTATTTCTGGTTCATCTGATCCACTTCCTATCATTCAAGCAGTTGAACAAGGCTTACTTACGGAAGAGGCAGTTAATGAATCCGTATCCTTATTGCTAACTGAAATGATGAATTTAGGACTGTTCGAAGATCCTTATGTAGATCCACAAAATGCTCTTGATGTGGTCGCAAATCCGGAAGCACAGAAACTTGCATATGAGGCACATCAAAAATCGATAGTTCTTTTACGTAATGATAAAAATCTATTACCTTTAAAAGATGCGAAGCTTAAAAAAGTAAAACTTTACGTCGAGATGTTCCCTGGCGGAACGAATGGAGCCAGTACGAAGGGGTTAATAGAAACCATTAAAAAGCATGATCCTTCTATAGCAATTACGAATGTTCTTAATGAAGCAACACATGCTTATATTTTTGTTAAACCTGTTCAGTCTAACTGGGATAATAATCCGAGAATTACTGTAGGGCCAGAAACAGGAATCACGAATGTTGAAAGAATTATCGAAATACAAAAAACGGTTCCGACGATCACCGCTGTAAACATGACCAACCCATGGGTTCTGGATCATATTGAACCAAATGCTGCAGCATTAATCGCAACGTTTGGGACAAAGGCGGAGGCAATCGTCGATGTGATTCGTGGAGAATTCAATCCAATTGGAAAACTTCCATTCGCACTTCCGGCAAGTATGGAAGCAGTACACAACGAAGTCGGAGATGTTCCAAGTTTTGCTCCGCAAGAAGACCCTGCATATCCATATGTAAATAAATCTGGTGATATTTATAAGTACGGATTTGGTCTCTCTTATAATCAAGGTAAAGCGGTTGGAAAACCTGATCATGCAGGGGAAACAGGTACACCTGCTCATGCAGCCGTAAAATAA
- a CDS encoding MarR family winged helix-turn-helix transcriptional regulator: MKEILREIGMIARALDSISNIEFKEFELTKGQYLYLVRICENPGIIQEKVAELIKVDRTTAARAIQKLELNGFIEKKDDQHNKKIKKLFPTEKGKNVYPFIKSENDYSNSVALEGFTEEEVDTIFNLLQRVRKNIEKDWEFVKKGNKRNY, from the coding sequence ATGAAGGAAATCTTACGCGAAATTGGAATGATCGCTAGAGCATTAGATTCTATCAGTAATATTGAATTTAAAGAATTTGAGCTTACTAAGGGGCAGTATTTGTACCTTGTCCGAATATGTGAAAACCCTGGAATTATTCAAGAAAAGGTAGCTGAATTAATTAAGGTAGACCGAACAACAGCAGCACGTGCTATACAAAAACTTGAGTTGAACGGCTTTATAGAAAAGAAAGACGATCAACATAACAAAAAAATTAAAAAACTCTTTCCAACAGAGAAAGGGAAAAATGTTTACCCTTTTATAAAATCTGAAAATGATTATTCCAATTCCGTAGCATTAGAGGGATTTACCGAAGAAGAAGTAGACACTATTTTCAACCTTCTTCAAAGAGTAAGAAAAAATATAGAAAAAGACTGGGAATTTGTAAAAAAGGGAAATAAGAGAAATTATTGA
- a CDS encoding TRAP transporter large permease, translating to MDTNTIAIIILLASFVLLILLRFPIALTLVASSLITVIYLGIPMPVIGQQMIQGMNSFSLLAIPFFILTGQIMSEGGLANRIVKFASLMVGRIRGGLAMVNSVAALFFGNISGSAVADVSSVGSVMIPMMKKNGYEADYAVGVTIASAIQGVVVPPSHNLVLYSLAAGGVSIASLFMAGILPGIIMLIALVLTGYIIARRRGYGKAEPVPKSEIPGILLHGFLSLSPAVIILGGILSGWFTATESGALACLYSFILAFFVYREAPFSSIGKILKRTMRTVSMVFFLIAASASFGWILAYLQIPGMVTDLFLQVSDNPLIILLIINILLLLLGAPMDMAPMILIMTPILLPVVTSLGMDPVHFGIILILNAGIGLLTPPVGTVLFVGSAIGKVSIQAATKAMLPFFYALLVVLLIITYIPEVVMWLPNMIVK from the coding sequence TTGGATACTAATACTATCGCTATCATTATTCTACTTGCAAGTTTTGTTCTTTTAATATTGCTTCGTTTTCCCATTGCTTTGACACTTGTTGCCTCGTCATTAATAACGGTGATTTATCTTGGTATTCCGATGCCGGTTATTGGTCAGCAAATGATTCAGGGAATGAACTCTTTTTCGTTACTCGCAATCCCGTTCTTTATTCTTACAGGACAAATTATGAGTGAAGGCGGTCTTGCTAACAGGATTGTAAAGTTTGCAAGTCTCATGGTTGGTAGGATCCGCGGGGGTCTTGCCATGGTTAACAGCGTAGCTGCGTTGTTCTTTGGAAATATTTCTGGATCTGCTGTTGCGGATGTGTCATCTGTGGGATCTGTTATGATTCCAATGATGAAAAAGAATGGATACGAAGCAGATTATGCTGTAGGTGTAACTATCGCTTCAGCGATTCAGGGTGTAGTGGTACCGCCGAGTCATAATCTTGTTTTATATTCATTAGCAGCCGGCGGTGTTTCAATTGCGAGCCTTTTTATGGCGGGTATTTTACCGGGAATCATCATGTTAATTGCCCTGGTATTAACTGGTTATATCATTGCAAGAAGACGGGGATATGGAAAAGCTGAACCAGTACCGAAATCTGAAATTCCAGGGATCCTTCTTCACGGCTTTTTGTCTTTAAGCCCAGCCGTCATTATTTTGGGTGGGATCTTAAGTGGATGGTTTACAGCTACTGAGTCAGGAGCATTAGCATGTTTGTATTCTTTTATTCTAGCATTCTTTGTATATAGAGAGGCTCCATTCTCTAGTATTGGAAAAATATTAAAACGTACAATGAGAACGGTTTCAATGGTATTTTTCTTAATCGCAGCATCAGCTTCCTTTGGCTGGATACTCGCTTATTTGCAAATCCCTGGTATGGTTACTGATTTGTTTTTACAAGTTTCCGATAATCCACTGATTATTTTATTAATCATTAATATTTTATTACTGCTACTTGGAGCTCCAATGGACATGGCACCCATGATTCTAATCATGACACCCATTCTCCTTCCTGTAGTAACGAGCTTGGGAATGGATCCAGTGCACTTTGGAATCATCCTAATATTAAACGCGGGGATTGGTTTGTTAACACCTCCGGTGGGAACAGTGTTGTTTGTAGGTTCCGCAATTGGGAAGGTCTCCATTCAGGCTGCAACAAAAGCCATGCTTCCATTCTTCTACGCTTTATTAGTTGTTTTGTTAATTATCACCTATATTCCGGAAGTTGTAATGTGGCTTCCAAATATGATTGTTAAGTAG
- a CDS encoding TRAP transporter substrate-binding protein, whose amino-acid sequence MKTKKFTGLLAAAIFAGTLLTACGSNQEKTTSDTGSKEKEKPSYTFRLADNQPADYPTVVGDKKFAELVEERTDGRIKIEVFPSAQLGDEKSVLEQVQLGAIEFTRINASPLAEFNKDFSVLGLPYVFESDEHLWSFLESEKGTELLDGLEQSKMKGLAYYDSGSRNFYSTKELKSIDDLKGLKIRVQQSEINIDFMKAIGASATPMPYGEVFSALQTGIIDGAENNLPSFDSSNHYQEAKSIILDHHQRIPEVLLMSDAVWDKLDEEDKEIIKQAALDSVETQKIEWDKWEQRSEKKLKDEGVTFTEVKDLKPWQDAVKPMVEKHSKDYKDIMDAIEQARP is encoded by the coding sequence ATGAAAACAAAGAAGTTTACAGGATTATTAGCAGCAGCTATTTTTGCAGGTACATTATTGACTGCCTGTGGAAGTAATCAAGAGAAGACAACTTCAGATACAGGATCCAAAGAAAAGGAGAAGCCAAGTTATACTTTCCGCCTGGCAGATAACCAGCCAGCTGATTATCCAACAGTTGTTGGAGACAAAAAGTTTGCCGAGTTAGTTGAAGAACGAACGGATGGACGCATAAAAATTGAAGTATTTCCATCGGCACAATTAGGAGATGAAAAATCAGTTCTTGAACAAGTTCAGCTGGGAGCTATTGAATTTACAAGAATTAATGCGAGCCCGCTAGCTGAATTTAATAAAGATTTCTCAGTGCTTGGTCTTCCATATGTCTTTGAAAGTGATGAACATTTATGGAGTTTCCTAGAAAGCGAGAAAGGAACGGAATTGCTTGATGGTTTAGAACAATCAAAGATGAAAGGTTTAGCCTATTATGATTCTGGATCACGCAATTTTTACTCTACTAAAGAATTAAAAAGTATCGATGATTTAAAAGGTCTTAAAATTCGAGTTCAACAGAGTGAAATTAATATTGATTTCATGAAGGCTATTGGAGCAAGTGCTACTCCAATGCCATACGGAGAGGTATTCAGTGCCTTGCAAACAGGAATCATCGATGGAGCTGAAAACAATCTGCCAAGCTTTGACTCATCTAACCATTATCAAGAAGCAAAAAGCATTATCCTGGATCACCACCAACGTATTCCTGAAGTTTTACTAATGAGTGATGCTGTTTGGGATAAGCTAGACGAAGAAGACAAAGAAATTATTAAACAAGCAGCACTTGATTCCGTAGAAACTCAGAAAATTGAATGGGACAAGTGGGAACAACGTTCTGAAAAGAAATTGAAAGACGAAGGTGTAACATTCACTGAAGTTAAAGATCTTAAACCTTGGCAAGATGCAGTTAAGCCAATGGTAGAAAAACACTCTAAGGATTATAAAGATATTATGGATGCTATTGAACAAGCTCGCCCCTAA